One stretch of Xanthomonas sp. DAR 35659 DNA includes these proteins:
- a CDS encoding DUF6491 family protein, with the protein MPRLLLSLLALAALAGCATNRLSDDERLALYRAHAAAPVRDFQYFNRLSGWTALGDSALAVWTRPNQAYLLELTGRCVDLDFAPTIAITHFGNRVSARLDDVLVFGGASPTIRLPCRIQSIRPLDVKALRISEKELREAKVQERAEQAQEQKAGDATATGE; encoded by the coding sequence ATGCCACGCCTCTTGCTGTCACTGCTCGCACTGGCCGCGCTGGCCGGCTGCGCGACCAACCGGCTCAGCGACGACGAGCGCCTAGCGCTGTACCGCGCCCACGCGGCCGCGCCGGTGCGCGATTTCCAATACTTCAACCGGCTCAGCGGCTGGACCGCGCTCGGCGACAGCGCGCTGGCGGTGTGGACGCGCCCGAACCAGGCCTATCTGCTGGAGCTGACCGGGCGCTGCGTGGACCTGGATTTCGCGCCCACGATCGCCATCACCCACTTCGGCAACCGGGTCTCGGCGCGGTTGGACGACGTGCTGGTCTTCGGCGGCGCATCGCCCACCATTCGCCTGCCGTGCCGTATCCAGAGCATCCGCCCGCTGGACGTGAAGGCGCTGCGTATCTCGGAAAAGGAGTTGCGCGAGGCCAAGGTGCAGGAGCGGGCGGAGCAGGCGCAGGAGCAGAAGGCCGGCGATGCGACGGCGACGGGCGAATAG
- a CDS encoding dimethylarginine dimethylaminohydrolase family protein — protein MIEKFGAGSMVEHDADTALAELSPQSGAQGGHRLLMCAPRHFAVDYVINPWMEGNVHAASRERAQAQWNALVAAAEDAGARVECIPAAPGLPDMVFSANAGLVLGDRFVPSRFRHAERRGEEALFTAWCRQAGLRILELPEQVYFEGAGDALLDRGTRRLWMGHGHRSDLAAAHELTDLLDIEVVPLRLVDARFYHLDTCFCPLRDGYLLYYPAAFDADAQQAIVQHIPASRRIAVGEADALAFACNAVDLDDTLLLNRASPDLCAALAAIGYRVVQTPLDEFLKAGGAAKCLTLRLDE, from the coding sequence ATGATCGAGAAATTCGGCGCGGGGAGCATGGTCGAACACGATGCGGACACGGCGCTCGCCGAGCTGTCGCCGCAGTCCGGCGCGCAGGGCGGCCATCGCCTGCTGATGTGCGCGCCGCGGCACTTCGCGGTGGACTACGTGATCAACCCATGGATGGAAGGCAACGTCCATGCGGCCAGCCGCGAGCGCGCGCAAGCGCAGTGGAACGCGCTGGTGGCCGCGGCCGAGGACGCTGGCGCCCGGGTCGAGTGCATCCCCGCCGCCCCGGGCCTGCCGGACATGGTGTTCAGCGCCAACGCCGGGCTGGTGCTCGGCGACCGCTTCGTCCCCAGCCGCTTCCGCCACGCCGAACGCCGTGGCGAGGAAGCGCTGTTCACCGCCTGGTGCCGCCAGGCCGGCCTGCGCATTCTCGAACTGCCCGAGCAGGTGTACTTCGAAGGCGCCGGCGACGCGCTGCTGGACCGCGGCACGCGCCGGCTGTGGATGGGCCACGGCCACCGCAGCGACCTGGCCGCCGCGCACGAACTGACCGACCTGCTGGACATCGAGGTGGTACCGCTGCGCTTGGTCGACGCGCGCTTCTATCACCTGGACACCTGCTTCTGCCCACTGCGCGACGGCTACCTGCTGTACTACCCGGCCGCATTCGACGCCGACGCGCAGCAGGCGATCGTCCAGCACATCCCGGCGTCGCGACGCATCGCCGTCGGCGAGGCCGACGCCCTCGCCTTCGCCTGCAACGCGGTGGACCTGGACGATACCCTGCTGCTCAATCGCGCCTCGCCCGACCTGTGCGCCGCCTTGGCGGCCATCGGCTACCGCGTGGTGCAGACCCCGCTGGACGAATTCCTCAAGGCCGGCGGCGCGGCGAAGTGCCTGACGTTGCGGCTGGACGAATAG
- a CDS encoding carboxymuconolactone decarboxylase family protein, giving the protein MHFHRIDYTRHEPTAFRALLSASQQVHDGVLGHDLAELVFLRVSQLNGCSYCIDMHATALRKAGLEPRKLDTVAGWRESRFFDARERAALAWAEALTTLPAGAPSDACYDALAAHFDAQGISALTMAIALINAWNRLGVGLQPALP; this is encoded by the coding sequence ATGCATTTCCATCGCATCGACTACACCCGCCACGAACCCACCGCCTTCCGCGCCCTGCTCAGCGCCAGCCAGCAGGTGCACGACGGCGTGCTCGGCCACGACCTGGCCGAACTGGTGTTCCTGCGCGTTTCCCAACTCAACGGCTGCAGCTACTGCATCGACATGCATGCCACGGCCCTGCGCAAGGCCGGCCTGGAGCCGCGCAAGCTCGACACGGTCGCCGGCTGGCGCGAGAGCCGCTTCTTCGACGCCCGCGAACGCGCCGCGCTGGCCTGGGCCGAAGCGCTGACCACCCTGCCCGCCGGCGCGCCGTCGGATGCCTGCTACGACGCATTGGCCGCGCATTTCGACGCGCAGGGCATCAGCGCGCTGACCATGGCGATCGCCCTGATCAATGCCTGGAACCGCCTCGGCGTGGGCCTGCAACCGGCCCTGCCGTAA
- a CDS encoding RNA polymerase sigma-70 factor has product MRPDPTFETQRPRLFGLAYRLLGSRHDAEDVLQDAWLRWQSSDRAAIRDPEAWLVTTTTRLGLDRLRAARSARVHYTGPWLPEPLEIAEDTDPAERHDRAEQVSVAFLALLEQLSPHERAAFLLKEAFDYDYAQIGQLLGHTEANCRQLVHRARERLKAARPRFAVPPQRYRQLLERFMHASQQGDRDAIVALLDANARMRSDGGGKVTATLRPLLGAERIARLYWAVARRGLGLRTRLGTVNGEPAILRFAGARLHSAVLVVIDGERIVEVLTLMNPDKLPPLTART; this is encoded by the coding sequence ATGCGCCCCGATCCGACCTTCGAAACCCAACGCCCCAGGCTGTTCGGCCTGGCCTACCGCCTGCTCGGCAGTCGCCACGACGCCGAGGACGTGCTGCAGGACGCCTGGCTGCGCTGGCAGTCCAGCGACCGCGCCGCGATCCGCGACCCTGAAGCCTGGCTGGTGACCACCACCACCCGGCTCGGACTGGACCGCCTGCGCGCGGCGCGCAGCGCCCGCGTCCACTACACCGGCCCGTGGCTGCCCGAGCCGCTGGAGATCGCCGAGGACACCGACCCGGCCGAGCGCCATGACCGCGCCGAGCAGGTATCGGTGGCGTTCCTGGCGCTGCTGGAGCAACTGAGCCCGCATGAGCGCGCCGCGTTCCTGCTGAAGGAGGCGTTCGACTACGACTACGCGCAGATCGGCCAGTTGCTCGGCCATACCGAAGCCAACTGCCGGCAACTGGTGCATCGCGCGCGCGAACGACTGAAGGCCGCGCGGCCGCGCTTCGCGGTGCCGCCGCAGCGCTACCGGCAGTTGCTGGAGCGCTTCATGCACGCCTCGCAGCAGGGCGATCGCGACGCGATCGTGGCGCTGCTGGACGCCAATGCGCGGATGCGCTCGGACGGCGGCGGCAAGGTCACCGCCACGCTGCGGCCGCTGCTCGGCGCCGAGCGCATCGCCCGCCTGTACTGGGCGGTGGCGCGACGTGGCCTGGGCCTGCGCACGCGGCTCGGCACGGTCAACGGCGAACCGGCGATCCTGCGCTTCGCCGGCGCGCGCCTGCATTCTGCGGTGCTGGTGGTGATCGACGGCGAGCGCATCGTCGAAGTGCTGACGCTGATGAATCCGGACAAGCTGCCGCCGCTGACGGCGCGGACCTGA